The proteins below are encoded in one region of Akkermansiaceae bacterium:
- a CDS encoding succinylglutamate desuccinylase/aspartoacylase family protein → MNTLTVNGQEIKRGERKLISLPVGMLTTHEPVTMRAWVIRGKTEGPTLMVTGCIHGDEINGAEIIRRLINSPSLKKSFKGTLIAVPIVNVPAFSNRSRYLPDRRDLNRLFPGSAKGSLGGRLAHVLTTELLPHCDVVVDFHTGAVNRANLPQIRVSPDDEASLEIARAFGSPVTLQASVREGSFRHVCNEANIPVVLYESGEALRLDTASIRFGQQGIHAVMRHLGMLPRRPEAAKKRARNAVLSEKGHWERAQVGGVFTSLTALGKAVNVGDVLGFIADPLGDYEELVKSSQSGILIGRTNEGQADEGDALFHIALVKNPDSAERRIVKSGEGLPDIAAKDDDHPVHYDPYTDVI, encoded by the coding sequence ATGAATACTCTCACGGTCAACGGCCAGGAAATCAAACGTGGTGAGCGCAAGCTCATCAGCCTTCCTGTAGGTATGCTTACAACCCATGAGCCTGTCACCATGCGGGCGTGGGTGATCCGGGGGAAAACAGAGGGGCCCACCTTGATGGTGACGGGGTGTATCCATGGCGACGAAATCAATGGGGCTGAAATCATCAGGCGATTAATCAATTCACCGAGCTTGAAAAAGAGTTTCAAGGGCACCTTGATTGCCGTGCCCATTGTGAACGTCCCTGCGTTTTCGAATAGATCCAGGTACCTGCCCGACCGTCGCGACTTAAACCGGCTCTTTCCCGGCTCCGCAAAAGGTTCGCTGGGGGGGCGACTCGCCCATGTGCTCACCACCGAGCTGCTTCCGCACTGCGATGTCGTGGTTGATTTTCACACAGGGGCAGTCAATCGCGCCAACCTGCCCCAGATCCGGGTAAGTCCGGATGACGAGGCGTCACTGGAGATCGCCAGGGCGTTTGGTTCACCGGTGACCTTGCAGGCCTCTGTCAGGGAGGGGTCCTTCCGGCATGTGTGCAACGAAGCGAACATCCCCGTGGTGTTGTATGAAAGTGGTGAGGCGTTACGTCTCGATACCGCGTCCATTCGCTTTGGTCAGCAAGGAATCCATGCCGTGATGCGCCATCTGGGGATGCTGCCAAGGCGCCCGGAGGCGGCGAAGAAACGTGCCAGGAATGCCGTGCTGTCTGAGAAAGGCCACTGGGAGCGTGCCCAAGTCGGTGGCGTGTTCACATCCCTTACCGCCCTGGGTAAGGCGGTGAATGTGGGTGATGTGTTAGGGTTTATTGCCGACCCCCTCGGAGATTACGAGGAGTTGGTCAAATCATCACAAAGTGGCATCCTGATCGGTCGCACCAATGAAGGCCAGGCCGACGAGGGTGACGCCTTGTTCCATATCGCCCTCGTAAAAAACCCCGACAGTGCGGAGAGGCGCATTGTCAAGTCGGGTGAAGGCTTGCCTGACATTGCAGCAAAAGACGACGACCACCCGGTGCACTACGATCCGTATACAGACGTCATCTGA
- a CDS encoding AEC family transporter, which produces MQESLLVLQAAFPIYIIVVLGAMLRRTAVLTPEMDRGIMTMTVQLFMPCLILDKMLGAEILRDAGVVISAASVGFVVIAVGMMLGYGVGRIMGLEMGGGRRTFAVSSGLQNFGYIALPLMLYVFPDDNNVLAVLFTHNLGVELALWSVGLMLISGNFKPSWRAFLKGPIIAVIMGIILVQTRLDQHVPSIIGRVFSMLGECAVPVALLLVGTTLHDLARKMKFDWKISTGGILVRLALVPFFMLCLAKFLPLATELKQVLVIQAAMPAGMFPILMSRHYGGRADVAIQVVVATTLVSLLTMPVIVYWGMKWLGL; this is translated from the coding sequence ATGCAAGAAAGTCTGCTGGTGCTTCAAGCTGCATTTCCCATCTACATCATTGTGGTGTTGGGTGCCATGTTGCGCAGAACCGCTGTACTCACACCGGAAATGGATAGGGGTATCATGACCATGACGGTGCAGTTGTTCATGCCGTGTCTGATTCTTGATAAAATGTTAGGTGCCGAAATCCTTCGTGATGCAGGCGTGGTTATCTCCGCTGCCAGTGTCGGCTTTGTCGTCATTGCCGTGGGCATGATGCTTGGTTATGGGGTTGGCCGGATCATGGGTCTGGAAATGGGTGGAGGGAGGCGGACCTTTGCCGTCAGCAGTGGCTTGCAGAATTTTGGCTACATCGCCCTGCCGCTGATGCTGTATGTCTTTCCGGATGATAACAATGTGTTGGCGGTACTGTTTACCCACAACCTCGGAGTTGAGTTGGCACTGTGGTCTGTTGGTCTGATGCTGATTTCTGGAAATTTCAAACCATCGTGGAGGGCCTTTCTCAAAGGTCCGATCATTGCGGTCATCATGGGGATCATTCTGGTGCAGACCCGGCTTGACCAACATGTGCCAAGCATCATCGGCAGGGTCTTCTCGATGCTGGGAGAGTGCGCTGTGCCGGTAGCTCTCCTGCTGGTGGGCACAACGCTTCACGATCTTGCCAGGAAGATGAAATTCGACTGGAAAATCTCCACAGGCGGCATCCTCGTCAGGCTTGCATTGGTGCCCTTTTTTATGCTGTGTCTCGCCAAATTCCTGCCACTCGCCACGGAGCTTAAACAAGTCCTTGTCATCCAGGCGGCGATGCCCGCCGGGATGTTTCCCATCCTGATGTCACGCCACTACGGAGGGCGCGCAGACGTTGCCATCCAGGTGGTTGTGGCAACGACCCTGGTGAGCCTGCTGACCATGCCGGTGATTGTCTACTGGGGGATGAAATGGCTGGGCTTGTAA
- a CDS encoding helix-turn-helix domain-containing protein — translation MDYITEFKREGFDRQKLFRLPTRAEARMLSLSFTKDMVVSDVGYYPRAEGHLVERKKGLKSHILVFCLSGQGWFSRRGKRREVVPMDVFWIPAREAHAYGAHRSDPWEIYWVHAYGSLVEDLLAWTSLSDTRPTASFSNTNALRRQFNALIQRLELGYTDHTLLELSRFFVSLTNLLHVEAGSEREIQQKDVIEKAMDTMRQTVSAPLSLHAYAREAGLSVSRFSHLFKRHYGTSPMAYFTELRMQRAKALLDDTHLSIKEVSWQLGFDDQLYFSRSFKKVTGISPSAYRLEHA, via the coding sequence ATGGATTATATTACTGAGTTCAAACGTGAAGGGTTCGACCGGCAAAAGTTGTTCCGCCTGCCAACCCGCGCTGAGGCCAGGATGCTAAGCCTATCGTTTACAAAGGATATGGTGGTTTCCGATGTGGGCTACTACCCGCGGGCCGAGGGGCATTTGGTAGAACGGAAAAAGGGACTCAAGAGTCATATTCTTGTATTTTGCCTGAGTGGCCAAGGTTGGTTCAGCCGCAGGGGAAAGCGCCGCGAGGTGGTGCCGATGGATGTTTTCTGGATTCCCGCCAGAGAAGCCCACGCCTATGGCGCACATCGCTCCGACCCCTGGGAAATCTACTGGGTGCACGCCTACGGCTCACTGGTGGAGGATTTGTTGGCCTGGACATCATTGTCAGACACACGGCCAACGGCCTCGTTTTCTAACACCAACGCCTTGAGAAGGCAGTTCAATGCGCTGATCCAGCGACTGGAACTTGGCTACACCGACCACACCCTACTCGAGCTTTCACGGTTTTTTGTCAGCTTGACCAACCTGCTTCATGTCGAGGCAGGGTCTGAACGGGAGATCCAACAAAAGGACGTCATTGAGAAGGCGATGGATACGATGAGGCAAACCGTGTCCGCCCCCTTGTCTTTACACGCATACGCCCGCGAGGCCGGACTATCGGTCTCCCGGTTCAGCCATCTTTTCAAACGGCACTACGGCACCAGTCCGATGGCCTATTTCACGGAGCTGCGCATGCAGCGAGCCAAGGCACTCCTTGATGACACGCACTTATCGATCAAGGAAGTCTCCTGGCAACTAGGATTCGACGACCAGTTGTACTTTTCCAGATCATTCAAAAAGGTCACCGGTATCTCCCCCTCCGCCTATCGATTGGAGCACGCCTGA
- a CDS encoding sugar porter family MFS transporter, with amino-acid sequence MQTNPSSLAGGRATSFNMGFILFISLASALGGLLFGYDLLVISGAKQFYELHFGLDTPVLQGWAVSSCIVGCILGALGVGKAADQFGRVKLLILSALFFLVSAIGSGYAPSFTQFVLYRLLGGIGMGMASTLSPMYIAEVSPAKYRGRFVSLNQLTIVLGILLAQLVNYMIADYKPVPEAIQQESAIAADLNIKGPLKLKNGLYDTTVFSDEQINAILQGDVFTQAPAEAFDTRKMIPLLQSGSPVPKELIDVEKLTAYTNRQLSATWNGRTGWRVMFAAEAIPAAIFLVLMFFVPASPRWLTKKSRDGEAHEILARIGGKEYADQTLVEIEATLDEDHKKAGFGAILKPKMLGIVFVGIFIAVFQQWCGINVIFNYAPDIFRDAGFTVSGIMFSLVIIGVTNMLFTFVGMAAIDKLGRKPLMVIGSGGLLLSHLLIGVCYYTGNTGWYVVAFALLAIAFFAATLGPVAWVLISEIFPNSIRGIAMSMAVLSLWVANFILSFTFPILRDSLGPSGTFWTYAGICLAGMFYIQSKIPETKGKSLEEIESELLNGA; translated from the coding sequence ATGCAAACCAATCCATCATCGTTAGCAGGGGGTCGAGCTACTTCATTCAACATGGGGTTCATTCTGTTCATTTCACTGGCTTCTGCGTTGGGCGGCTTGCTTTTTGGTTATGACCTTCTGGTCATCTCGGGAGCCAAGCAGTTTTATGAGTTGCACTTCGGCCTCGATACCCCGGTGCTCCAGGGCTGGGCGGTGAGTTCGTGTATTGTGGGGTGTATCCTCGGTGCTCTCGGTGTGGGCAAGGCGGCGGACCAGTTCGGGCGGGTGAAGTTGCTCATTCTCTCCGCCCTGTTTTTCCTGGTTTCCGCCATCGGCTCGGGCTATGCGCCGAGCTTCACCCAGTTTGTGCTCTATCGGCTTCTTGGCGGCATTGGCATGGGAATGGCGTCCACCCTGTCCCCCATGTATATCGCGGAAGTCTCCCCCGCCAAATACCGCGGGCGTTTTGTCTCGTTAAACCAGTTAACCATCGTGTTAGGTATCCTTCTTGCGCAGTTGGTGAACTACATGATTGCCGATTACAAACCTGTGCCGGAAGCCATCCAGCAGGAAAGTGCCATAGCGGCCGACCTGAATATCAAGGGGCCGCTCAAGCTGAAGAATGGTCTGTACGATACGACGGTGTTCAGTGACGAACAGATAAACGCGATCCTTCAGGGTGACGTTTTCACCCAAGCCCCCGCAGAGGCTTTTGATACCCGGAAAATGATACCCTTGCTGCAATCCGGTTCTCCGGTTCCCAAGGAGCTGATCGATGTTGAAAAACTTACGGCGTACACCAACCGGCAGCTGTCCGCCACATGGAATGGTCGGACGGGCTGGAGGGTGATGTTTGCGGCAGAGGCCATACCGGCGGCCATCTTCCTGGTGCTGATGTTCTTCGTTCCTGCCAGCCCCCGCTGGCTGACCAAGAAAAGCCGGGACGGTGAGGCACATGAAATCCTGGCCAGAATAGGTGGTAAGGAATACGCCGACCAAACGCTTGTCGAGATCGAAGCGACTTTGGATGAGGATCATAAAAAGGCGGGGTTTGGAGCAATCCTCAAGCCGAAGATGTTAGGTATTGTATTTGTGGGTATCTTCATTGCCGTGTTCCAGCAATGGTGCGGAATCAATGTGATCTTCAACTACGCGCCGGATATTTTCCGTGACGCCGGATTCACTGTCAGTGGGATCATGTTCAGTCTGGTGATCATCGGGGTCACGAACATGCTCTTTACCTTTGTGGGTATGGCGGCCATTGACAAGTTAGGCCGAAAGCCGCTGATGGTCATTGGTTCCGGCGGGCTGCTTCTGTCCCATCTGCTGATCGGGGTGTGCTACTACACCGGTAACACAGGATGGTATGTCGTGGCTTTTGCGCTGCTCGCGATTGCCTTTTTCGCAGCCACGCTGGGGCCTGTCGCCTGGGTGTTGATTTCTGAAATTTTTCCCAACTCGATACGCGGCATTGCCATGTCCATGGCGGTGCTCTCACTCTGGGTGGCGAACTTCATCCTGTCGTTCACCTTCCCGATTTTACGGGACAGCTTGGGGCCGTCCGGAACGTTCTGGACCTACGCCGGGATCTGTTTGGCGGGTATGTTCTATATCCAATCAAAGATACCCGAAACCAAAGGCAAAAGCCTCGAAGAGATCGAATCAGAGCTTCTCAATGGAGCCTGA